In Pseudothermotoga hypogea DSM 11164 = NBRC 106472, the following are encoded in one genomic region:
- a CDS encoding 3'-5' exoribonuclease YhaM family protein — protein sequence MKLENLLPKDVVEKLKERTKCTGPYIQELSDKMKETVELVGRIYSKKLQESKDGKKFLLMTLMDRTGSIRAVDWYNAEENDAKLAEGDVVLARGRVVFFEGHLQLNVDREKDALVLLTEEQYDYERFVEVTKRGIDTLYEKLVRFISEIQDREIRALLEALFVEDREFVSCFVQAPAGVSVHHAYVGGLLEHTVDVATMCKRMSNVYDFLDKDVLVAGAMLHDIGKVREYRITKKGLEVTTEGELKGHIALGVEILHQVASKVNIAKTKLLQLEHIVLSHHGEYEFGSPVLPKTAEAYVVHALENMDSKLSRFRSINEKQKNGGKIWSEFDKHLGRRIWLGRWKDED from the coding sequence GTGAAGCTGGAAAACCTTTTACCGAAAGATGTCGTCGAAAAGCTCAAAGAGCGCACGAAATGTACCGGTCCTTACATCCAGGAGCTCTCCGACAAGATGAAGGAGACAGTCGAACTGGTTGGTAGGATCTATAGCAAAAAGTTGCAGGAGTCTAAGGATGGTAAGAAGTTCCTCCTCATGACTCTCATGGACAGGACCGGTAGCATACGCGCTGTCGATTGGTACAACGCTGAAGAGAACGATGCGAAGCTCGCCGAGGGAGACGTTGTCCTTGCAAGGGGACGTGTGGTGTTCTTCGAAGGTCATCTTCAGTTGAATGTGGACAGGGAAAAAGACGCTTTGGTGTTGCTCACCGAGGAACAGTACGATTACGAGAGGTTCGTTGAGGTAACCAAGAGAGGCATCGACACGTTGTACGAGAAGCTCGTGAGATTCATAAGCGAAATTCAGGATAGAGAGATCAGAGCATTGCTCGAAGCTCTGTTCGTGGAGGATAGAGAGTTCGTATCTTGCTTCGTGCAGGCCCCTGCTGGCGTGAGCGTCCACCACGCGTACGTCGGAGGTCTGCTCGAACACACGGTCGATGTCGCCACCATGTGCAAGAGGATGAGCAACGTCTACGATTTCCTGGACAAAGATGTGCTCGTTGCGGGTGCCATGCTACACGACATAGGTAAGGTGAGGGAATACAGAATAACCAAGAAAGGTCTGGAAGTGACGACCGAAGGAGAATTGAAGGGACACATTGCGTTGGGTGTGGAGATACTTCATCAGGTGGCGAGCAAGGTCAACATAGCTAAGACGAAACTTTTACAGCTGGAACACATAGTCCTCTCTCACCACGGTGAGTACGAGTTTGGTTCGCCGGTGTTACCCAAGACGGCTGAAGCTTACGTTGTTCACGCTCTGGAGAACATGGATTCCAAGTTGTCCAGGTTCAGGAGCATAAACGAGAAACAAAAGAACGGCGGTAAAATCTGGAGTGAGTTTGACAAGCATCTGGGAAGACGCATTTGGTTGGGAAGGTGGAAAGATGAAGATTAG
- a CDS encoding phosphoglucomutase/phosphomannomutase family protein — MKIRFGTSGWRAIISDEFTFKNVRIVSQAIADYVKKTNGKRLIVARDTRFMTERYARLVAEVLTANGIKVFMPENPTPTPVVSFTIRHHRLDGGINITASHNPPEYCGIKFNPADGSPAPPEVTQQIESIIASLEESKVSTMSLVEANRKDLLEIFDPKPDYLNALAKIIDFDTIKKAKLKVIVDLMYGTAIGYLDELCSKLVADIDVFHNYRDPYFGGDRPEPDEERLALLANRVKSKGWDVVLAVDGDADRFGIVDDEGRYVKANEVIALLAHHLYKNKNMKGPVARTVATSHAVDEVAKAFGEKVVETPVGFKFLASVLLNDKAVIAGEESGGLSIANHVPEKDGILACLLILEMIAREGKPLSQIRKEFREQYGNFLNSRVDFELSSDEEKNKLFEKFENLEQYSEDLKVTSSDRVDGLRYFFDKPGSWLLVRVSGTEPVIRVYFEAKDEPTYQKLNMLVRKISR, encoded by the coding sequence ATGAAGATTAGGTTTGGAACGAGCGGTTGGAGGGCCATCATCAGCGACGAATTCACTTTCAAAAACGTGCGCATCGTCTCGCAGGCCATAGCGGACTACGTGAAAAAGACCAACGGCAAGAGATTGATAGTCGCGCGTGACACGCGTTTCATGACTGAGCGTTACGCACGCCTGGTTGCGGAAGTGCTGACAGCGAACGGTATAAAGGTGTTCATGCCTGAGAATCCCACACCGACACCTGTCGTTTCCTTCACGATACGTCATCACAGGCTCGATGGTGGAATAAACATCACCGCGTCGCACAACCCACCGGAGTACTGTGGTATAAAATTCAACCCGGCAGATGGTAGTCCTGCACCTCCCGAAGTCACTCAGCAGATAGAATCGATCATAGCATCCCTCGAAGAGAGCAAGGTTTCTACCATGTCCCTCGTTGAAGCGAACAGGAAGGATCTGCTCGAAATCTTCGATCCCAAACCCGACTATTTGAACGCTTTGGCGAAGATCATCGACTTTGATACCATAAAGAAGGCTAAACTGAAAGTCATCGTCGATCTCATGTACGGCACAGCCATAGGATACTTAGACGAATTGTGTTCCAAGCTGGTCGCGGATATTGATGTTTTCCATAATTACAGGGACCCGTATTTTGGTGGAGACAGACCGGAACCAGATGAGGAGAGACTCGCACTGCTTGCGAACAGGGTGAAATCGAAAGGCTGGGACGTGGTGCTCGCCGTGGATGGCGATGCCGACAGGTTCGGTATAGTGGACGATGAGGGTAGATACGTCAAGGCCAACGAGGTCATAGCTTTGCTGGCGCACCATCTCTACAAGAACAAGAACATGAAAGGACCTGTGGCGAGGACCGTTGCGACTTCCCACGCTGTGGACGAGGTCGCTAAGGCGTTCGGGGAAAAGGTTGTGGAAACACCCGTTGGATTCAAATTCCTGGCTTCGGTTCTTTTGAACGATAAAGCCGTCATCGCTGGTGAAGAAAGCGGAGGACTCTCCATAGCGAACCACGTTCCAGAAAAGGATGGAATATTAGCTTGCCTTTTGATCTTGGAGATGATCGCTCGCGAGGGTAAACCTCTCTCACAGATCAGGAAGGAGTTCAGAGAACAGTATGGTAACTTTCTCAATTCCCGCGTGGATTTTGAACTGTCGAGCGACGAGGAAAAGAATAAGTTGTTCGAAAAGTTCGAAAATCTCGAGCAGTACTCCGAGGATTTGAAAGTAACCTCGAGCGACAGGGTGGACGGACTGAGGTACTTCTTCGACAAGCCGGGTAGCTGGCTGTTGGTGAGAGTTTCTGGAACAGAACCCGTGATAAGGGTGTACTTCGAAGCCAAGGACGAGCCCACCTACCAAAAGCTGAACATGCTCGTCAGAAAGATCAGCAGGTGA
- the topA gene encoding type I DNA topoisomerase gives MAKKIIIVESPAKAKTIKEILKGEYEVVSSKGHVRDLPEREFGVDLRDFEPEFRIIEGKEKIVEEIKEKAKGKEVYLASDMDREGEAIAWHLAFILNVLDKKNRIVFSEITPQTIRSAVQSPRFIDMKKVYAQHARRILDRIVGYKISPLLWKLLRTSSSAGRVQSAALKLVCEREVQRHRFVPKKFWKVQGYIDSVRFYLTHIDGKRIDMQQVDEALARQIQQEVRKLKLVQKKSRLVERKPPLPFITSTLQQEAANKFGFSVSRTMQLAQMLYEGVETSEGHRAFITYMRTDSTRVSDYARDQAEKFIKDHFGERYVGEFRSEQKKPNVQDAHEAIRPVDVEMTPQKAQKLLDKDLYKLYKLIWERFIASQMAAALYEETIYSFESGRYGFEAKLERRIFDGFEAVLKKELEQIQPLNGEIFNVTKWDIQQDATKPPARYTESSMVRALEARGIGRPSTYATIISTLLERKYVVKRSKELVPTVLGFVVNHYMEQRFPKIVDLDFTARMEEALDAIERGEKDHKQVLSEFYKEFSTQLTKAEKEWLSIDVGTNVDCECGEKFTLKIGRFGLYLSCASCGKTSSVDLSSPAVMDEGVLYFTEQEETKTYVCPSCGEPLKRYNGRYGAYYHCQKCGRNYRDFARGTCPKCGSAVEKKLSKNRKYFFKCTSDACDYISWFEPSNESCPECGEKLHYRRFRSSEKLYCERCKKSFEKPKEETNG, from the coding sequence ATGGCGAAGAAGATAATAATCGTCGAATCACCCGCTAAGGCCAAGACCATCAAAGAGATTCTCAAGGGTGAGTACGAGGTCGTATCCTCGAAGGGACACGTACGCGATCTGCCCGAGAGAGAGTTCGGGGTGGATCTCAGAGATTTCGAGCCAGAGTTCAGGATAATAGAGGGCAAAGAAAAGATCGTCGAGGAAATCAAAGAAAAGGCTAAAGGCAAGGAAGTGTACCTCGCTTCAGACATGGACCGTGAGGGCGAGGCGATCGCATGGCACTTGGCGTTCATCCTCAACGTTTTGGACAAGAAGAATAGGATCGTGTTCAGCGAGATAACACCACAAACGATAAGATCGGCCGTTCAGTCTCCAAGGTTCATCGACATGAAGAAGGTGTACGCGCAGCACGCGCGTCGCATTCTCGATCGCATCGTCGGCTACAAAATCAGTCCGCTCCTGTGGAAACTTTTGAGAACCAGTTCGAGTGCGGGCAGGGTGCAATCTGCGGCCTTGAAACTCGTCTGTGAGCGTGAAGTGCAGCGTCACAGATTCGTTCCAAAGAAGTTTTGGAAGGTGCAAGGTTACATCGACTCCGTCAGGTTCTATCTGACCCACATCGACGGTAAGAGGATCGATATGCAACAGGTGGACGAAGCACTCGCAAGACAGATTCAGCAAGAGGTCAGGAAGTTAAAGCTCGTTCAAAAGAAGAGCAGGCTGGTGGAGAGAAAGCCACCGTTGCCTTTCATAACCAGCACACTTCAGCAAGAAGCTGCGAACAAATTCGGTTTTTCTGTGTCTCGAACGATGCAGCTTGCCCAGATGCTCTACGAAGGCGTCGAAACATCTGAAGGCCACAGAGCCTTCATAACGTACATGAGGACGGATTCGACGCGCGTCAGCGATTACGCGAGAGACCAAGCTGAAAAGTTCATCAAAGATCACTTCGGTGAACGTTACGTCGGTGAGTTCAGATCGGAACAAAAGAAACCCAACGTTCAGGACGCACACGAAGCCATAAGACCTGTGGATGTTGAAATGACGCCACAGAAGGCTCAAAAACTTCTTGACAAAGATCTCTACAAACTGTACAAACTGATCTGGGAGAGATTCATTGCCTCCCAGATGGCCGCGGCGCTGTACGAGGAAACGATCTACAGTTTTGAATCGGGCAGGTACGGTTTCGAAGCCAAGCTTGAGAGAAGGATCTTCGACGGGTTTGAAGCAGTCTTGAAAAAAGAGTTGGAACAGATCCAACCTTTGAACGGTGAGATCTTCAACGTAACCAAATGGGACATACAGCAGGACGCGACCAAACCGCCTGCAAGGTATACGGAATCATCCATGGTCAGAGCGCTCGAAGCCAGGGGTATCGGTAGGCCGAGCACATACGCAACTATCATCTCGACCTTGCTCGAACGAAAGTACGTCGTGAAAAGATCCAAAGAGCTCGTACCCACAGTCCTCGGTTTCGTCGTCAATCACTACATGGAGCAAAGATTTCCGAAGATAGTGGATCTCGATTTTACCGCAAGAATGGAGGAGGCACTCGATGCGATAGAGAGGGGCGAGAAGGATCACAAGCAGGTGCTCAGCGAATTCTATAAGGAGTTCTCAACTCAGTTGACGAAAGCCGAAAAGGAATGGCTGTCCATAGACGTCGGAACGAACGTGGACTGTGAGTGCGGCGAAAAGTTCACCCTGAAAATTGGACGTTTCGGACTGTATCTGTCGTGTGCGTCGTGCGGGAAAACATCTTCTGTGGATTTGAGCAGCCCTGCCGTGATGGACGAAGGTGTGCTGTACTTTACAGAACAAGAAGAGACGAAGACCTACGTTTGTCCAAGCTGTGGAGAACCACTCAAACGATACAACGGCAGATACGGCGCCTACTACCACTGCCAGAAGTGTGGAAGAAATTACAGAGACTTTGCAAGAGGTACTTGCCCGAAGTGTGGTTCCGCCGTGGAGAAAAAGCTCAGCAAGAACAGGAAATACTTCTTCAAATGTACGAGCGATGCGTGCGATTACATAAGCTGGTTTGAACCATCCAACGAGTCGTGCCCGGAGTGTGGTGAAAAGTTACACTATCGAAGGTTTCGCTCTTCGGAAAAGCTGTACTGTGAAAGGTGCAAAAAGAGCTTTGAAAAGCCGAAGGAGGAGACGAATGGTTGA
- a CDS encoding D-alanine--D-alanine ligase: MKIAVLMGGVSREREISLRSGENVVKALKKLGHEVVPIDVKEDFFLVLPSLKQFDLVFIALHGKFGEDGTVQALLDWIGVPYTGSGVLASALCFDKLMTYRIVEKFVPVPEYTVIDKPTRESPFGFPCVLKPRREGSSIGVHICDNAEELEHYSQIELSLYGELVLQRYVRGRELTASLIEMDGELRILPILELRPRRRFYDYIAKYTPNMTEFVLPAPLTEEEYRAVCESCLKAFKACECKGFARIDGILKDGIFYFLEINTIPGMTDLSDMPASARAAGMSFEDLIDAIVKTVRR, translated from the coding sequence TTGAAGATAGCAGTCTTGATGGGTGGTGTGTCTCGAGAACGGGAGATCTCGTTGAGAAGCGGTGAAAACGTTGTCAAAGCTCTGAAGAAGCTCGGCCATGAGGTTGTCCCAATAGATGTGAAGGAAGACTTTTTTCTCGTTTTGCCTTCACTCAAACAATTCGATCTTGTCTTCATCGCACTTCATGGGAAGTTCGGCGAAGATGGGACCGTTCAGGCCCTGCTGGATTGGATCGGTGTGCCGTACACGGGCTCTGGCGTACTCGCGAGCGCCCTGTGCTTCGACAAGTTAATGACCTACAGGATCGTCGAGAAGTTCGTTCCGGTTCCTGAGTACACCGTCATCGACAAACCCACAAGAGAGTCTCCGTTCGGTTTTCCTTGCGTTTTGAAACCACGCAGAGAAGGTTCCAGCATAGGTGTGCACATCTGCGACAATGCTGAAGAGCTCGAACATTATTCGCAAATAGAGTTGAGCCTTTACGGAGAGCTGGTCTTGCAACGTTACGTTCGGGGCAGGGAACTCACGGCATCACTGATCGAGATGGACGGAGAATTGAGAATCCTACCCATACTCGAACTCAGGCCGAGGCGTAGGTTCTATGACTACATCGCCAAGTACACACCGAACATGACGGAGTTCGTTCTACCCGCTCCACTCACCGAGGAAGAGTACAGAGCGGTCTGTGAATCTTGCTTGAAGGCTTTCAAAGCGTGCGAGTGCAAGGGCTTTGCGAGGATCGATGGGATTCTGAAGGATGGGATTTTTTATTTTCTGGAGATCAACACCATACCCGGTATGACAGATCTGAGCGACATGCCAGCCTCGGCGCGTGCCGCGGGAATGAGCTTTGAAGATTTGATAGATGCGATAGTGAAGACGGTGAGAAGATGA
- a CDS encoding chromate transporter, whose product MSEGVWKRAWKAFGVFLKISSLTLGGGYAMVPVMQWEAEKLGWMKRDEFLNLLSVAQSIPGPIAFNTAIIVGKRVAGVPGAILSGVAIALPPFVAIVAVASLLKPFLNNAYVRAFLLGVYAAVVALVFNVLLGLIKKQSWTILKLMVIGVGVVLLLINRNTLYVVFAATIWLLYMWGK is encoded by the coding sequence GTGAGCGAAGGTGTATGGAAACGTGCGTGGAAGGCGTTCGGCGTCTTTTTAAAGATCTCTTCCCTGACGCTCGGTGGTGGCTATGCGATGGTGCCCGTCATGCAATGGGAGGCTGAAAAACTTGGATGGATGAAAAGAGACGAGTTTCTCAACCTGTTGTCTGTGGCACAAAGCATCCCGGGTCCGATCGCGTTCAACACAGCTATAATCGTTGGAAAAAGGGTGGCGGGCGTTCCTGGCGCCATACTGTCAGGTGTTGCAATCGCTTTACCGCCGTTCGTCGCGATCGTCGCCGTTGCCAGTTTGCTCAAACCTTTCCTGAACAATGCGTACGTGAGAGCGTTCTTACTCGGTGTTTACGCCGCGGTCGTGGCCTTAGTCTTCAACGTGCTTTTGGGTTTGATCAAAAAACAGAGTTGGACGATACTGAAATTGATGGTGATCGGGGTTGGAGTGGTGCTTCTTTTGATCAATCGAAACACGTTGTACGTGGTTTTCGCGGCGACTATCTGGCTGCTCTACATGTGGGGAAAGTGA
- a CDS encoding chromate transporter: protein MNLIKLALIFLKLGFLSFGGGWAVVGILQKELISAGFFSPAEFTEMVSVAQMTPGPIALNLATYVGYKYFGFLGAFLNTFFFLLAPALTMILVYSLGKRIKLNSNKLSQALMGFTTVMVLVTLISLASPRLTDPWFFLIATLVFFGLNKFKIHPLVLMFAAGFIGVLLYAI from the coding sequence ATGAACTTGATCAAACTTGCTCTGATCTTCTTGAAGCTTGGCTTTCTTTCCTTCGGTGGAGGATGGGCCGTGGTTGGAATCCTGCAAAAAGAACTCATCTCGGCGGGATTTTTTTCCCCAGCGGAGTTCACCGAGATGGTCTCCGTGGCTCAAATGACACCGGGACCGATCGCTTTGAATCTGGCGACGTACGTTGGATACAAATATTTCGGCTTCTTGGGTGCCTTCCTGAACACGTTTTTCTTTCTGTTGGCCCCGGCACTCACGATGATCTTGGTCTACTCCTTGGGCAAGAGGATCAAATTGAATTCCAACAAGTTGTCACAGGCTCTCATGGGGTTCACAACTGTCATGGTGCTCGTCACGCTGATCTCACTTGCGAGTCCAAGGCTCACCGATCCGTGGTTTTTCCTGATCGCCACGCTCGTTTTCTTTGGTTTGAACAAATTCAAGATACATCCACTCGTACTGATGTTCGCGGCGGGTTTCATTGGAGTACTCCTATACGCAATTTGA
- the nadE gene encoding NAD(+) synthase, translated as MSFEVTKAIEEIESFIQSFVRNNGFEGVVVGVSGGVDSALVVSLCTRALGKERVLGLILPDRDSAKESTRLALKLCRELGIEHEVISITSALRKLRVYRLFPPAWLFPRKVQESYVKGKWQSLSKDPYIDDLLNRGNETFRKGLAYYRIKHRVRMCLLYFEAEKRNYAVAGCVNKTELMTGLYVKWGDNAADFEPISHLYKTQVLELARWLRIPSEILERAPTPDLIPGITDEFVLGLSYADLDRILMKMEKKEDLSSEDPKLVQRVRQICEAARRRKIQNVRIDSSNCV; from the coding sequence ATGTCATTCGAAGTGACGAAAGCAATTGAAGAGATAGAGAGCTTCATTCAGAGCTTTGTTCGAAACAACGGGTTCGAGGGTGTCGTTGTGGGTGTCAGCGGTGGAGTGGATTCCGCCCTGGTGGTGAGTTTATGCACGAGAGCGCTCGGTAAAGAACGAGTGTTGGGGTTGATCCTTCCCGATCGCGATTCTGCGAAGGAGAGTACGAGGCTCGCTTTGAAACTGTGTCGAGAACTTGGGATCGAACACGAAGTCATTTCCATCACTTCAGCTTTGAGAAAGTTGAGAGTCTACAGACTTTTCCCTCCCGCTTGGTTGTTTCCAAGAAAGGTTCAAGAAAGCTATGTGAAAGGCAAGTGGCAGAGTTTATCGAAAGATCCTTACATCGATGATCTTCTGAACAGAGGCAATGAAACCTTCAGAAAAGGTCTCGCGTACTACAGGATCAAACACAGAGTGAGAATGTGCCTTCTCTACTTCGAGGCAGAGAAGAGAAATTACGCGGTAGCAGGATGCGTGAACAAAACCGAGTTGATGACGGGCCTGTACGTCAAATGGGGTGACAATGCCGCAGACTTTGAACCAATATCACACCTATATAAGACACAGGTGCTTGAACTTGCAAGATGGCTCAGGATACCTTCAGAGATCCTCGAAAGGGCTCCCACACCTGATCTCATACCTGGTATCACGGACGAATTCGTTCTCGGTTTGAGCTACGCAGACCTGGACAGGATACTCATGAAAATGGAAAAGAAAGAAGATCTCTCGAGCGAGGATCCGAAGCTCGTACAACGTGTGAGACAAATATGCGAGGCAGCGCGGCGCAGAAAGATACAGAACGTTCGAATCGATTCATCAAATTGCGTATAG
- a CDS encoding ribonuclease H1 domain-containing protein, whose protein sequence is MGKYYAVKRGRCPGIYEDWQRAREQVEGFPNAEYRSFASKADALAYLRGETWRCPDFMKDTILVCVDGSYRDGVCGSGIVVCDQEGLREFYFWTDEPDLAKMRNVAGEILAVLFAVNYALQRGTKRLVIRHDFENLDKWISGEYRTKTFLTEIYREFVDFAKRKNLRIEFEKIKAHSKDPCNERADGLAKLATGRKRNVDWKLEVLRDVIRSDESN, encoded by the coding sequence GTGGGTAAATATTACGCCGTCAAGCGTGGTAGGTGTCCGGGGATATACGAAGACTGGCAGCGGGCAAGAGAACAAGTGGAAGGTTTCCCCAACGCAGAATATCGCTCGTTCGCGTCAAAAGCCGATGCGCTCGCTTATCTGAGAGGAGAAACGTGGCGCTGCCCTGATTTTATGAAAGATACGATCCTCGTCTGCGTTGATGGAAGCTACAGAGATGGTGTCTGTGGTTCGGGAATCGTTGTTTGCGATCAAGAAGGTTTGCGCGAGTTCTATTTCTGGACCGATGAACCAGACCTTGCGAAGATGAGAAACGTTGCGGGAGAAATCCTGGCAGTGCTCTTCGCTGTAAATTATGCACTGCAGAGGGGTACAAAACGTCTTGTCATAAGGCACGATTTTGAGAACCTTGATAAATGGATCAGTGGTGAGTATCGAACGAAGACTTTTCTCACGGAGATCTACAGAGAATTCGTGGACTTTGCAAAGAGAAAGAACCTTCGCATCGAATTTGAAAAGATCAAAGCACATTCGAAAGATCCGTGCAACGAGAGGGCAGATGGGCTCGCAAAACTCGCAACTGGAAGAAAGCGTAACGTAGACTGGAAATTGGAGGTTTTGAGGGATGTCATTCGAAGTGACGAAAGCAATTGA
- a CDS encoding DUF368 domain-containing protein — protein sequence MNVLRGFLIGLANLVPGVSGATMAVIVGVYERLIDAVANFVKLRFKREQIAFIVALGIGILAAILVGSAGMKHLLERSPAVAYAIFFGLVLGSIPKLRREISDLKLFHFAVGASLMLIFELLVHTVQLSGTYVLLTGIIAACAMILPGLSGSLVLLILGVYDDILDALVNLKLAIVLPFGIGVILGIALMALLMNWLVEKFPNQTRSFTFGLVVASIIKLEPFTKQSMNLVGFALVLLIVSVTVYLSFRLSYRSSARR from the coding sequence ATGAACGTACTCAGGGGCTTTTTGATAGGTCTTGCGAACCTGGTTCCCGGCGTGAGCGGCGCAACGATGGCCGTCATAGTTGGCGTCTACGAACGGCTGATCGATGCCGTGGCAAACTTCGTGAAGTTGAGATTCAAGAGAGAGCAGATCGCTTTCATCGTTGCACTTGGCATCGGTATTCTTGCTGCAATATTGGTCGGCTCTGCTGGTATGAAACATCTGCTCGAAAGATCTCCGGCCGTCGCTTACGCTATTTTCTTTGGTCTTGTTTTGGGTTCGATTCCAAAATTGCGCAGGGAGATCTCAGATTTAAAACTGTTCCACTTCGCAGTTGGTGCGTCCCTGATGCTTATTTTCGAACTTCTGGTTCACACTGTGCAGCTTTCAGGAACGTACGTTTTGTTGACTGGCATCATCGCTGCGTGTGCGATGATCCTTCCGGGTCTCAGTGGTTCCCTTGTGCTCCTGATACTCGGTGTCTACGATGATATCCTTGATGCCTTGGTGAATCTAAAACTCGCAATCGTCCTTCCTTTTGGAATTGGAGTGATCCTCGGTATAGCGTTGATGGCACTTCTGATGAACTGGCTCGTTGAAAAGTTTCCAAACCAGACCCGCAGCTTCACTTTTGGACTGGTTGTTGCGTCGATCATTAAACTCGAACCGTTCACGAAACAGAGCATGAATCTTGTGGGGTTTGCGCTCGTTCTTTTGATTGTTTCTGTTACTGTTTATCTGTCTTTCAGGCTTTCGTACAGATCGTCAGCGCGAAGGTGA
- a CDS encoding ABC transporter ATP-binding protein: protein MKCILELKGIFKNYGKLPVLGGIDLKLFESDAVAIVGPSGCGKTTLLRVIANLEKPDSGLINRFYNRLGFVFQEDRLIPWYNVRKNLELVCDDERKIQRTLQRVGLAGFEHYKPGQLSGGMKQRLNFARALIVEPELLLLDEPFRSLDTPTKIRLINDLSVLLENMNIGYVLVTHDMREALSLAKRIYIMRGRPAKFVHHIELRNKMDFFDPSFLQLEKTILSHMEDAEAFQ, encoded by the coding sequence TTGAAGTGCATTCTTGAGCTCAAAGGAATTTTTAAAAACTACGGAAAGTTACCTGTACTCGGTGGGATAGATCTCAAACTGTTCGAGTCCGATGCGGTGGCGATCGTTGGGCCGTCAGGCTGTGGAAAAACAACTTTGCTCAGGGTCATAGCCAATCTGGAAAAGCCAGACTCCGGGCTGATCAACAGATTCTATAACCGATTGGGTTTCGTTTTTCAGGAAGACAGACTGATACCCTGGTACAACGTGCGTAAAAATCTTGAGCTCGTTTGTGACGATGAAAGAAAGATACAGCGAACGCTTCAACGGGTAGGGCTTGCTGGCTTCGAACACTACAAACCCGGCCAGCTCAGTGGAGGCATGAAGCAGAGGTTGAATTTTGCACGCGCTTTGATCGTCGAACCGGAGCTACTTTTGCTGGATGAACCTTTCAGGAGTTTGGACACACCGACGAAGATTAGGCTCATCAACGATCTCTCCGTCTTGCTTGAAAACATGAATATCGGCTATGTCCTGGTGACACACGACATGAGAGAAGCTTTGAGCCTGGCGAAGCGCATTTACATCATGCGAGGCCGACCGGCAAAGTTCGTACATCACATCGAACTTAGAAATAAGATGGACTTTTTCGATCCTTCATTTCTGCAACTTGAGAAAACGATCCTGTCACATATGGAAGATGCGGAGGCTTTCCAATGA
- a CDS encoding ABC transporter permease produces MRCLRYQMKNSSRFEFSVLGVLLLFVVWFVVSKLVSSDLVFPGPEKVLLHSYRLLVEGKLLEPVGLTFLRAFFGMGLALLVGTILGFLMGLSERIYLLLQPLNMAIRSVPIVSWLSTVILAWGIGWRGVVFIVFVSLLPIVTFNVCEGVRVVDKKLVEMAKVYSLPKWKIFRAIYMGSVWPFLLSSLKLSIGSMWKVAIVAEYLIGETGLGVQIMQAKFYVNTTEVFSYTVVAVAFGLILEALFSFLWERGSFEVHS; encoded by the coding sequence GTGCGATGCCTTCGATACCAGATGAAAAATTCTTCGCGTTTTGAATTTTCCGTCCTTGGGGTACTGCTACTCTTTGTCGTCTGGTTCGTTGTGTCGAAACTTGTTTCGTCCGATCTGGTCTTTCCTGGACCTGAAAAAGTTTTGCTACATTCGTACCGGCTGCTGGTCGAAGGCAAACTGCTCGAACCGGTTGGCTTAACTTTTCTCAGGGCTTTTTTTGGTATGGGCCTGGCACTGCTCGTGGGTACGATCCTTGGATTCCTAATGGGTCTTTCTGAGCGGATCTATCTCTTACTTCAACCGTTGAACATGGCCATCAGGTCCGTTCCGATCGTCTCGTGGCTTTCGACCGTCATACTCGCCTGGGGCATAGGATGGCGTGGCGTGGTTTTCATAGTTTTCGTCTCACTTTTGCCGATCGTAACGTTCAACGTTTGCGAAGGCGTTCGCGTTGTGGACAAGAAACTCGTCGAGATGGCGAAGGTTTACTCATTACCCAAGTGGAAGATCTTCAGGGCGATCTACATGGGTTCCGTCTGGCCGTTTCTACTGTCATCCTTGAAGTTGAGCATAGGCAGCATGTGGAAAGTGGCGATCGTTGCGGAGTATCTCATAGGCGAAACGGGCCTTGGGGTACAGATCATGCAGGCCAAGTTCTATGTGAACACGACAGAGGTTTTTTCCTACACGGTTGTGGCTGTTGCGTTCGGACTCATCCTGGAAGCGTTATTTTCATTCCTTTGGGAGCGAGGTAGCTTTGAAGTGCATTCTTGA